In Mucilaginibacter celer, one DNA window encodes the following:
- the gpmI gene encoding 2,3-bisphosphoglycerate-independent phosphoglycerate mutase, which yields MENKKKLALIILDGWGYGRNDQSNAIIAAKTPFFDSLIRQYPNSKLEASGTAVGLPAGQMGNSEVGHMNLGAGRVVYQELGRIHKAVDDNELPTIPVLKDAFEYAKQNNKNVHFIGLVSDGGVHSHIRHVKGLCDAAKQLEVPNVYIHAFLDGRDTDPKSGLGFITDLEEHIAGTNAKIASAIGRYYAMDRDNRWERVKLAYDLMVNGIGAPTENITDLIKHSYLEDVTDEFVKPIVAVDAEGKPLAVIAEGDVVICFNFRTDRGREISLALTQKSFPEYNMHPLAIRYITMTPYDETFKNVQIVFNKEDLTKTLGEILQNAGKSQIRIAETEKYPHVTFFFSGGREKEFVNEKRLLVPSPKVATYDLQPEMSAAGIRDAIIPELEAGWPDFVCLNFANTDMVGHTGVFSAVVTAAETADSCTKAVVEAGLANGYSFIILADHGNADYMINEDGSPNTAHTTNLVPCIVIDKDVKEVKDGKLGDVAPTILSILGVEIPAEMTGNVLV from the coding sequence GTGGAAAACAAAAAGAAACTCGCATTAATCATTCTTGATGGCTGGGGTTACGGCCGCAACGATCAATCAAACGCTATCATTGCTGCAAAAACACCGTTCTTCGACAGCCTGATCCGGCAATATCCAAATTCAAAACTCGAAGCTTCGGGCACAGCGGTAGGTTTACCAGCCGGCCAGATGGGCAACTCGGAAGTAGGGCACATGAACCTTGGCGCAGGCCGCGTGGTTTACCAGGAACTGGGCCGCATCCATAAAGCGGTTGATGACAATGAACTGCCAACTATCCCCGTTTTGAAAGATGCCTTTGAATACGCTAAACAAAACAATAAAAACGTTCACTTTATCGGCCTCGTTTCTGATGGCGGCGTTCACTCGCACATCAGGCATGTAAAAGGCCTTTGCGATGCCGCTAAACAGCTTGAAGTACCAAACGTATACATTCATGCGTTTTTAGATGGCCGCGATACCGACCCTAAATCGGGCTTAGGTTTTATTACCGACCTGGAAGAGCACATTGCAGGCACAAACGCTAAAATCGCTTCGGCTATTGGCCGCTACTACGCCATGGACCGCGATAACCGCTGGGAGCGTGTTAAATTAGCTTACGACCTGATGGTTAACGGCATTGGCGCACCGACTGAAAACATTACCGACCTCATCAAACACTCGTACCTGGAAGATGTTACCGACGAATTTGTAAAACCGATTGTTGCCGTTGACGCCGAAGGTAAACCGCTTGCAGTTATTGCCGAAGGCGATGTGGTGATCTGCTTCAACTTCCGTACCGACAGGGGCCGCGAGATCAGCCTGGCGTTAACCCAGAAATCATTCCCTGAGTACAACATGCACCCGCTTGCTATCCGTTACATCACCATGACACCGTATGATGAAACGTTTAAAAACGTGCAGATTGTTTTCAACAAGGAAGATTTGACCAAAACCCTTGGCGAGATCCTGCAGAACGCAGGCAAAAGCCAGATCAGGATTGCCGAAACTGAAAAATACCCTCACGTAACCTTCTTCTTTTCGGGTGGCCGCGAAAAAGAATTTGTGAACGAGAAACGCCTGTTGGTTCCATCACCTAAAGTTGCAACTTATGATCTGCAACCTGAGATGAGCGCCGCAGGCATCCGCGACGCGATTATTCCTGAACTGGAAGCGGGCTGGCCAGATTTTGTATGCCTTAACTTTGCCAATACCGATATGGTTGGTCATACAGGGGTGTTCAGCGCGGTAGTTACCGCTGCCGAAACTGCCGATAGCTGCACCAAAGCCGTTGTTGAAGCAGGCCTTGCAAATGGCTACTCGTTCATTATCCTGGCCGACCATGGTAATGCCGATTACATGATTAACGAAGACGGTTCGCCAAACACAGCGCATACCACCAACCTGGTACCATGTATTGTGATTGATAAAGATGTGAAAGAAGTAAAAGATGGCAAACTGGGTGATGTGGCTCCTACTATACTGAGTATATTAGGCGTTGAGATCCCGGCCGAAATGACTGGAAATGTATTGGTTTAA
- a CDS encoding tetratricopeptide repeat protein → MKLSVIIPFLIMSTLETALGQNAYVRLGQQALMDGDFRSAVAHLEKACITDSTNANAMWMLGYSYYHSDNYKKSIVAYTKVIAVKPADATAYYYRARAKGYLGRDNQASPADKELYLLGAIIDLTKAISINSDLKDNKYYQNRGIAYRDYGNFKLQNTSRFYDKARGLNSLKAAIADLEKVLADNPSRMDIATLIDQSKDKLIQATTGNTLVKH, encoded by the coding sequence ATGAAACTGTCGGTTATCATTCCTTTCCTGATCATGTCAACGCTCGAAACGGCATTGGGGCAAAATGCCTATGTACGCTTGGGGCAGCAGGCATTGATGGATGGCGATTTCCGGTCGGCAGTAGCACACCTCGAAAAGGCTTGCATTACCGATTCGACCAATGCTAATGCCATGTGGATGCTGGGTTATTCATATTATCATAGCGATAACTACAAAAAATCGATAGTGGCTTATACCAAGGTGATAGCTGTAAAGCCGGCCGACGCTACAGCATACTATTACCGGGCAAGGGCAAAAGGCTACCTGGGGCGTGATAACCAGGCCAGTCCTGCTGATAAGGAGCTTTATTTATTAGGCGCTATTATCGATCTCACCAAAGCCATATCCATCAACAGCGATTTAAAGGATAATAAATACTACCAAAACCGTGGCATCGCCTACCGCGATTACGGTAATTTCAAACTGCAAAACACTTCACGCTTTTATGATAAGGCGAGGGGGCTAAACTCACTCAAAGCCGCCATCGCCGACCTGGAAAAAGTGCTGGCAGATAATCCATCCCGCATGGATATAGCCACGCTGATCGATCAATCAAAAGATAAACTGATTCAGGCTACTACTGGGAATACGTTGGTGAAGCATTAA
- the lon gene encoding endopeptidase La has product MSFDPFDFKHALPVINEDSEFFPLMSSEDEEEMNNEELPDIMPILPLRNTVLFPGVVIPITVGRDKSIKLIRDANKGSRMIGVVAQQDVGIEDPTFSQLNKVGTIALIIKMLQMPDGNTTVIIQGKKRFYLKEEVQSEPYIKATVEPFHEIKGKEDKEFKAMVSSIKDMAMNIIQLSPNIPSEAGIAIRNIESTSFLINFISSNMNADMAAKQHLLEIANLRERANLVLEHLTLDLQMLELKNQIQTKVRVDLDKQQRDYFLNQQLKTIQEELGGNTPDLEIDSLRQRAAKKKWAKEVKDHFNKEIEKLARTNPAAADYSVQINYLELLLDLPWNEFTKDNFDLKRAQRILDKDHFGLDKVKQRIIEYLAVLKLKHDMKAPILCLVGPPGVGKTSLGKSIAKALGRKYVRMALGGIRDEAEIRGHRKTYIGAMPGRIIQSIKKAGASNPVFILDEIDKVGNDFRGDPSSALLEVLDPEQNGTFYDHYVEMDYDLSNVMFIATANSLSTIQPALLDRMEIIEVNGYTIEEKVEIAKQHLLPKQREAHGLKIKDISLKADVLEKLIVDYTRESGVRSLEKKIGSVVRGIAKNIAMEEPYNSTVNKKDIEKILGAPIFDKDLYEGNEVAGVVTGLAWTSVGGDILFIEASLSPGKGRLTLTGSLGDVMKESVTIALAYLRAHASTFNINPKLFDQWDVHVHVPAGATPKDGPSAGITMLTALVSAFTQRKVKPNLAMTGEITLRGRVLPVGGIKEKILAAKRANIKEVILCKSNQKDILEIKEDYIKDLNFHYVTDMRDVIKLALLDEKVKDALDLTVKEDEKSVVN; this is encoded by the coding sequence ATGAGTTTCGATCCGTTTGATTTTAAGCATGCTTTACCGGTTATAAATGAGGATTCGGAGTTTTTTCCGCTCATGTCATCAGAAGATGAGGAGGAAATGAACAACGAAGAGCTGCCCGACATTATGCCCATATTGCCTTTACGCAATACCGTTTTGTTTCCGGGCGTTGTGATACCGATTACCGTTGGCAGGGATAAATCAATAAAATTAATCCGCGATGCCAATAAAGGCAGCCGGATGATTGGGGTGGTTGCGCAACAGGATGTGGGGATTGAAGACCCTACTTTTAGCCAGCTTAATAAAGTGGGCACCATTGCGCTCATCATCAAAATGCTGCAAATGCCCGATGGCAATACCACCGTTATTATACAAGGCAAAAAACGCTTTTACCTGAAAGAAGAAGTACAAAGCGAACCCTATATCAAAGCTACCGTTGAGCCTTTTCACGAAATAAAAGGTAAAGAGGATAAAGAGTTTAAAGCCATGGTATCCTCTATCAAGGATATGGCCATGAACATTATCCAGCTTTCGCCCAATATCCCGAGTGAAGCCGGTATCGCTATCCGCAATATCGAAAGCACCTCGTTTTTGATCAACTTCATATCATCAAATATGAATGCTGATATGGCAGCCAAGCAGCACCTGCTGGAGATTGCAAACCTGCGCGAACGTGCCAACCTGGTGCTGGAGCATCTGACGCTCGATCTGCAGATGCTGGAACTTAAAAACCAGATCCAGACCAAAGTTCGTGTCGATTTGGATAAGCAGCAGCGCGACTATTTCCTGAACCAACAGCTCAAAACCATCCAGGAAGAACTGGGCGGCAACACACCCGACCTGGAAATTGACAGCCTGCGCCAGCGCGCCGCCAAAAAGAAATGGGCAAAAGAGGTTAAAGATCATTTTAACAAAGAGATAGAAAAACTGGCCCGCACCAACCCGGCAGCAGCAGATTACTCGGTACAGATCAACTACCTTGAGCTATTGCTCGATTTGCCATGGAACGAGTTCACCAAAGATAACTTCGACCTGAAACGGGCTCAGCGTATTTTGGATAAAGACCACTTTGGTTTGGATAAAGTAAAACAACGCATTATCGAATATCTGGCCGTGCTTAAATTAAAGCACGATATGAAAGCCCCTATCCTTTGCCTGGTGGGCCCTCCGGGAGTTGGTAAAACATCGTTGGGTAAATCGATAGCCAAAGCTTTGGGGCGTAAATATGTAAGGATGGCCCTGGGTGGCATTCGTGATGAGGCCGAGATCCGTGGTCACCGTAAAACTTATATTGGTGCTATGCCGGGGCGTATCATCCAGTCTATCAAAAAAGCAGGTGCTTCAAACCCTGTTTTTATTTTAGATGAGATTGATAAAGTAGGTAACGATTTCAGGGGCGACCCATCATCGGCATTGCTTGAAGTTTTGGACCCTGAACAGAACGGTACCTTTTATGATCATTATGTAGAAATGGATTACGATCTGTCTAACGTGATGTTCATCGCCACCGCAAACTCTTTAAGCACCATTCAGCCCGCCTTGCTGGACAGAATGGAAATTATAGAGGTAAACGGTTATACCATCGAGGAGAAAGTTGAGATAGCTAAGCAACACCTGTTGCCTAAACAGCGCGAAGCTCATGGCCTTAAAATAAAAGATATCAGCCTGAAAGCCGATGTATTGGAAAAACTGATCGTAGATTATACCCGCGAATCGGGCGTGCGCTCGTTGGAGAAAAAAATAGGTTCGGTAGTGCGAGGTATTGCCAAAAACATCGCCATGGAAGAGCCGTATAACAGCACGGTTAACAAAAAGGATATCGAAAAAATACTGGGCGCGCCGATATTTGACAAAGACCTTTACGAAGGTAACGAAGTAGCCGGCGTTGTAACGGGCCTGGCCTGGACATCGGTTGGCGGCGACATCCTGTTCATCGAAGCAAGTTTAAGCCCCGGCAAAGGCCGCTTAACGCTTACAGGCAGCCTTGGTGATGTGATGAAGGAGTCGGTAACCATCGCACTGGCTTACCTGCGTGCACATGCAAGTACTTTTAACATCAACCCTAAACTGTTTGACCAATGGGATGTGCATGTTCACGTACCGGCTGGTGCTACGCCTAAAGACGGTCCGTCGGCAGGTATCACTATGCTTACCGCACTGGTTTCTGCCTTCACACAGCGCAAAGTTAAGCCTAACCTGGCCATGACAGGCGAGATCACCCTGCGCGGTCGTGTTTTACCTGTTGGTGGAATCAAAGAAAAAATCCTTGCTGCCAAACGTGCCAATATCAAAGAGGTTATCCTCTGCAAATCAAACCAGAAAGATATCCTGGAGATTAAGGAGGATTACATAAAAGATCTGAACTTTCATTATGTTACCGATATGCGCGATGTGATTAAACTGGCGCTGCTTGATGAGAAAGTTAAAGATGCTTTGGATTTGACTGTTAAGGAAGACGAAAAAAGCGTGGTTAATTAA
- a CDS encoding lipid A deacylase LpxR family protein, translating into MLNKLFFTLVCLLGTTCLFAQTRGHEFGIQSDNDSFLGQGSDRYYTNGIFFYYRKALQVNPAQKELQNKVLGFELGQKMFNPQSGYVRGPFDIDRPFAAYTYIGSTLNFLYKNESNLKLGAQLGVVGPAAGGEPVQKLIHNTFGFYHLNGWQYQIKNDVELNLSAEYNKLLARAGWIDLSFASYANLGTGFTGAGAGGLIRLGSFNQLFNSISTQSTVSTGGEEQLMHKHEIFFYYKPLANVVGYDATIQGSLFRKHDDPNSMEITTAKNTFILSQQVGVAFTTSRFAFDVAAIFHTKDAPDMRRSHQWGSITGFYRFK; encoded by the coding sequence ATGCTAAATAAACTATTTTTTACACTGGTATGCCTGCTGGGCACTACCTGTTTATTTGCCCAAACCCGTGGCCACGAATTTGGGATCCAATCAGATAACGACTCTTTCCTGGGCCAGGGCTCAGACAGGTATTACACCAATGGCATTTTCTTTTATTACCGCAAAGCATTGCAGGTAAACCCGGCTCAAAAAGAGTTGCAAAACAAGGTGCTTGGCTTTGAACTGGGGCAAAAAATGTTTAACCCACAATCGGGTTATGTGCGCGGGCCTTTTGATATCGACAGGCCTTTTGCTGCTTATACCTATATCGGTTCAACGCTAAACTTTCTTTATAAAAACGAAAGCAACCTTAAGCTTGGTGCACAGTTAGGCGTGGTTGGCCCTGCTGCCGGCGGCGAGCCTGTGCAAAAGCTTATTCACAATACATTCGGTTTTTACCATCTTAACGGCTGGCAATATCAAATAAAAAACGATGTTGAACTAAACCTATCGGCCGAGTACAACAAACTGCTGGCCCGTGCAGGTTGGATTGACCTGAGTTTCGCCTCATACGCCAATCTTGGCACCGGCTTTACCGGCGCAGGTGCAGGCGGACTTATCCGTTTGGGCAGTTTTAACCAGTTATTTAATTCAATCAGTACCCAAAGCACCGTATCAACAGGCGGCGAGGAACAGTTGATGCATAAACACGAGATCTTCTTTTACTATAAACCGCTGGCCAATGTGGTAGGTTATGATGCCACCATACAAGGCAGCCTGTTCCGCAAGCATGATGATCCAAACAGTATGGAAATTACAACTGCCAAAAATACGTTTATTTTAAGCCAGCAGGTTGGTGTTGCCTTTACTACCAGCAGGTTTGCGTTTGATGTGGCCGCCATCTTCCACACCAAAGATGCTCCGGATATGCGCCGTTCGCACCAATGGGGATCTATTACCGGGTTTTATAGGTTTAAGTGA
- the arfB gene encoding alternative ribosome rescue aminoacyl-tRNA hydrolase ArfB: MNFTKTDLQKETVYKTSRSGGKGGQNVNKVSSKVELLFSITTSALFTDEEKQTLTEKLQNRLNKDGYVQVICDEERSQYLNKEKAIERLMVLLTKALHKPKVRKPTKVSKAAKAARLDNKKMQSAKKEGRGRRFDVSD; this comes from the coding sequence ATGAATTTTACCAAAACCGACCTGCAAAAGGAAACGGTATATAAAACATCGCGCAGCGGCGGCAAAGGCGGCCAAAATGTAAACAAGGTATCAAGTAAGGTAGAACTGTTGTTTTCAATAACCACATCAGCCTTATTCACCGACGAGGAAAAACAAACCCTTACCGAAAAACTGCAAAATCGCCTCAATAAAGACGGCTACGTACAGGTAATTTGTGATGAAGAACGCAGCCAGTATCTCAATAAAGAAAAAGCAATTGAGCGTTTAATGGTGCTGCTTACAAAAGCTCTCCATAAACCCAAAGTACGTAAACCGACCAAAGTAAGCAAAGCAGCAAAAGCGGCGAGACTGGACAATAAAAAAATGCAATCGGCCAAGAAGGAAGGGAGAGGCAGAAGATTTGATGTTAGTGATTAG
- the cmk gene encoding (d)CMP kinase: MSNNIVVAIDGYSSCGKSTIAKALAKELNFIYVDSGAMYRAVALYFIRHNIDLQNHAQIAEALHNIHLNFQTLNNKTFITLNEEDVSEEIRQMHVAEKVSTVAAIKEVRVALVKQQQRLGRSKNIIMDGRDIGTVVFPDAQVKLFMTADPKVRAERRYKELLPTNPNITLEEVFDNLAHRDYQDTTREESPLTRAEDAIILDNTDLSQDEQLMFALSHIEPFIAE, from the coding sequence ATGAGTAACAATATCGTAGTAGCCATTGATGGCTATTCTTCGTGCGGAAAAAGCACCATCGCGAAAGCCTTAGCAAAAGAGCTTAATTTTATTTATGTAGATAGCGGGGCTATGTACCGCGCTGTAGCTTTGTACTTTATCAGGCACAACATTGATTTGCAAAATCATGCCCAGATAGCCGAGGCCCTGCATAACATCCACCTTAACTTTCAAACCCTAAACAACAAAACCTTCATTACCTTAAATGAAGAGGATGTATCTGAAGAGATTCGCCAGATGCACGTGGCCGAAAAGGTGAGCACCGTTGCAGCGATTAAGGAAGTACGCGTGGCACTGGTAAAACAGCAGCAACGCTTAGGCCGCTCAAAAAATATCATTATGGATGGCCGCGACATCGGTACCGTAGTATTCCCCGATGCACAGGTAAAACTATTTATGACTGCCGATCCTAAAGTTCGCGCCGAGCGCCGCTACAAAGAGCTGTTACCAACCAATCCAAACATCACTCTGGAAGAAGTTTTTGACAACCTGGCCCACCGCGATTACCAGGATACCACCCGCGAAGAAAGCCCGCTAACCCGTGCCGAAGACGCCATTATATTAGACAACACCGACCTGAGCCAGGACGAGCAACTGATGTTTGCCCTGAGCCATATTGAGCCGTTTATTGCGGAGTAA
- a CDS encoding deoxycytidylate deaminase, with protein MTTKPSFDQIFMNLATDLAERSHCVKAHVGAVLTRDTRIISIGYNGPPAGTHNCDVEWPETGCARDSKGSCSLALHAEENAILYAVKNGARLEGATLYTTLSPCLPCARLIYSAGITQVYFDKSYAEYKGLPSDEGVDFLNRFGVKAEKFDR; from the coding sequence ATGACAACCAAACCCAGCTTCGATCAGATTTTTATGAACCTGGCCACAGACCTGGCCGAGCGCTCGCATTGTGTTAAGGCGCATGTGGGGGCGGTTTTAACGCGCGATACCCGCATCATCTCGATAGGCTATAACGGTCCGCCGGCAGGAACACATAACTGCGATGTGGAATGGCCGGAAACAGGCTGCGCACGCGATTCGAAAGGAAGCTGTTCGCTTGCGTTGCATGCCGAAGAGAATGCGATATTATACGCCGTAAAAAACGGTGCCAGGCTGGAGGGAGCTACACTTTACACCACGCTGTCGCCATGTTTGCCATGTGCAAGGCTCATCTATTCGGCCGGGATAACGCAGGTTTATTTTGATAAATCATATGCAGAATACAAAGGCCTGCCAAGCGATGAGGGGGTGGATTTTTTGAACAGGTTTGGGGTAAAGGCGGAGAAGTTTGACCGTTGA
- a CDS encoding MFS transporter, producing the protein MEQKNAKNYGTALYTLITVFFFWGFLAASNGIFIPFCKEHFHLTQFESQLIDFTFYGGYFIGSLILYFASQASKVDIMNKLGYKNGIILGLVISAVGALGMIPAVASGSFGFILAVFFIIAVGFSLQQTAANPFVVALGPPETGSNRLNFAGSINNIGALLGPVVVSVVLFGSATAKTAAADVKISSINNLYYLLAGLFIAVAAFFWFSNLPKVTSDEKIESSSKANTPLMIMFVAFLLVLAADPLSAYINKLLASDPSNVVDIVKSQYFVYASLAIIVFTLIGTIFAAKKSKEGWGAMQYPQLILGMLAIFTYVGTEVTIQSNMGSLLKTPEFGSFAESDIAPYISLYWGSLMIGRFAGSIDAFNLSKSVKYILYILIPFLAFGIVLLVNVFSGANVSHLYAYAICVAILIVAFFIGQQKPTRTLSVLGLLGVAFMLAGLFTTGKVATFAFISGGLCCSIMWPSIFSLAITGLGKYTSQGSAFLIMMILGGSIIPPLQGKIADGAANVVPGMSGIHFSYIVPVLGFAYLAYFAWKVSRELRNQGIDLDHVEVKGGH; encoded by the coding sequence ATGGAACAAAAAAATGCAAAAAACTACGGTACGGCATTGTATACGCTGATAACCGTGTTTTTTTTCTGGGGCTTTTTAGCCGCCTCCAACGGTATTTTCATACCTTTCTGTAAAGAGCACTTTCACCTTACCCAATTCGAATCACAACTGATCGACTTTACTTTTTACGGTGGGTATTTCATTGGTTCACTGATACTTTACTTTGCATCGCAAGCCAGTAAAGTTGATATCATGAACAAGTTAGGTTACAAAAATGGTATCATTTTAGGTCTTGTTATTTCGGCCGTTGGCGCTTTGGGTATGATCCCGGCAGTGGCTTCAGGCTCGTTTGGTTTCATATTAGCGGTATTTTTTATTATAGCGGTTGGTTTCTCATTACAACAAACTGCTGCCAATCCGTTTGTGGTGGCTTTGGGGCCGCCTGAGACTGGCTCAAACCGTTTAAATTTTGCCGGCAGTATCAATAACATAGGCGCATTATTAGGTCCTGTTGTGGTGAGTGTGGTATTATTTGGCTCGGCAACCGCTAAAACCGCAGCTGCCGATGTTAAAATCTCATCCATCAATAACCTGTATTATTTACTGGCAGGTTTGTTTATTGCAGTAGCTGCATTTTTCTGGTTCTCAAACCTGCCAAAGGTTACCAGCGATGAAAAGATCGAATCGAGCTCGAAAGCGAATACGCCGCTGATGATCATGTTTGTTGCATTTTTATTAGTGCTTGCTGCGGATCCGTTAAGCGCCTATATCAATAAACTATTGGCTTCAGATCCATCAAATGTAGTTGATATTGTAAAAAGCCAGTATTTTGTGTATGCTTCATTGGCTATCATCGTGTTCACTTTGATAGGTACTATCTTCGCCGCGAAAAAGAGCAAAGAAGGTTGGGGGGCTATGCAGTATCCGCAATTGATATTAGGTATGCTTGCCATATTTACTTATGTAGGTACCGAGGTTACTATTCAAAGTAATATGGGTTCGTTACTAAAAACTCCTGAATTCGGATCGTTTGCCGAATCAGATATCGCTCCTTATATCTCATTATACTGGGGTAGTTTGATGATTGGCCGTTTTGCCGGATCTATCGACGCGTTTAACCTTTCAAAATCCGTTAAATACATTTTATATATCCTTATACCTTTCCTTGCGTTTGGTATTGTGTTACTTGTAAATGTTTTCTCGGGCGCTAACGTAAGCCACCTGTATGCATACGCAATTTGTGTTGCTATCCTGATTGTTGCTTTCTTTATCGGTCAGCAAAAGCCAACCCGTACTTTATCGGTGCTCGGCTTGCTGGGTGTGGCATTTATGCTTGCAGGTTTATTTACTACAGGTAAGGTTGCAACGTTCGCTTTCATTAGCGGTGGTTTATGCTGCTCAATCATGTGGCCATCAATTTTCTCGTTAGCTATTACCGGTTTAGGAAAATATACCAGCCAGGGTTCGGCATTTTTGATTATGATGATCCTGGGTGGTTCTATTATCCCGCCGCTGCAAGGTAAAATTGCTGATGGTGCGGCTAACGTTGTTCCAGGCATGAGCGGGATTCATTTTTCATACATTGTGCCTGTTTTAGGTTTCGCCTATTTGGCCTACTTTGCATGGAAAGTAAGCCGCGAACTACGTAACCAGGGCATCGACCTTGACCACGTAGAAGTAAAAGGCGGACATTAA
- a CDS encoding LysE family translocator, with translation MIKAIVSGIGFGLVLTFITGPVFFALIKTSIEKGFHAGVSLALGVVCSDVVFVGAILFGSQYIDVSDHTKVIAGVVGAAILFALGLYYMFKKSEINYENKVPSSADRFGYVLKGFLMCIFNPTLLFHWTVVIGAASTTFIVGTPHRSLHIAIMFLTILIIQFGMDTLKAFYANKLRDRISVKFIHRLNEVAGIALIIASLVLIDRLVTHFVFSAPAGS, from the coding sequence ATGATAAAAGCCATTGTTTCGGGTATCGGTTTTGGATTGGTATTAACCTTTATAACCGGCCCGGTTTTTTTTGCCCTTATTAAAACCAGTATTGAAAAGGGTTTTCATGCCGGTGTTTCCCTCGCCTTAGGTGTGGTTTGCAGCGATGTTGTTTTTGTGGGTGCCATCCTTTTCGGTTCGCAATATATTGATGTATCTGATCATACCAAAGTTATAGCCGGCGTTGTTGGCGCTGCCATACTGTTTGCGTTGGGGCTGTATTACATGTTCAAAAAAAGCGAGATCAATTACGAAAATAAGGTACCCTCAAGTGCCGACAGGTTTGGTTATGTATTAAAGGGCTTTTTGATGTGTATCTTCAATCCCACCCTCCTTTTCCATTGGACGGTGGTTATCGGCGCGGCCAGTACCACATTTATTGTAGGTACGCCACATCGTTCGCTGCACATTGCCATCATGTTCCTTACCATTTTAATTATCCAGTTTGGGATGGATACGTTGAAGGCTTTTTACGCTAATAAGCTGCGGGATAGAATTTCTGTTAAATTTATTCACCGGCTCAATGAGGTCGCGGGCATTGCGCTAATTATCGCATCGCTGGTGCTTATTGACAGGTTGGTTACACATTTTGTGTTTTCGGCACCTGCGGGATCTTAA